ACGGCCTGGGCAAGGCGATGGCGGGCAAGACACTGCGCCGCTGCGCCTGATCGGCGGCTTGCCGCGTCAGCGCAAACGCTGGCGGCGGCGCTGCCGCAGCACCATCGCCAGCACCCAGGCCCACAGGCCCAGGCCCCAAAGCAAACCGGCGGACCCACCACCGCCTCCGCGTGCAGGCGGGGCCGGCATGGCCGCCACGACCACCACCGAGTCTTCACCTCGACGTCCGAAGTTGTCTGCAATGGAGAGAGAGAACTCGTAGGTGGCTTCGGATACCAGGGTGGCTTTGGCCACCGCACTCCGATCCGCGGTGATCGAGACGGGCGGGCCACCGACCTGGACCCATTGGTAGGAAACGATGCTGCGGCCGGGAATCGCCACGCTCGAGCTGCCATCCAGCGTGATCACGGTGCCCGGTTCGACCGTGCCCAGCGGCTTGATCACCACCGCGGGGCCGGTGGCCAGTTGCGCCGAGGTGTTCGCATCGAGCATGCCAGCGCCACACGTGGTGGCCGTGCAGTTGCACACGCCCGTGCCCGGCGTACCGCAGGTGGGCCGGCCGATGACCGTCTCGTGCAGGCGTGCACCGGCTTTCATGCGGTCGATGAGCTGGCGTGGGTTCAGGAACGGGTTGACCGAGAGCATCAGACTGGCCACCCCCGCAGCTTGCGGCGCCGCAAAGCTGGTACCTTGCTTGTACTCGAAGGTCGGGGCGGTAGGCCCCATGAGGCCCTGGTCGCTGTGGGACAACATCAGCGTGAGCCTATCGTCGTCGGCGGGATTGTCGGGCATCGCACCGCCCGGCGCCGAGAGGGCGACGTTGCTGCCAAAGCTCGAATACTCGGCCTTGAGACCATCCCTGCGAACCGACGCGACCGCCATGACGCGGCGGCAGTCGGCCGGTCGGAGCAAGGTCCGGTCGGTGTTGCCGGCGGCCACCACGACGAGAGCCCCGGCGCTGGTCACGGCATCGATGGTGCTCTGGTAGCCCGGCGCGCTCGCGCAAGTGCGGTCACCACCAAAGCTGAGGTTGATCACTCTGGCGGGGTTGGGGTTGGTGGGTTGGCCGTTGACGGGCAGTCCTGCCGCCCAGCGCACGCCGTCGAGCAGGTCGGAAAGCCGCGCGCCGCATTTGCCGGACACACGCACCGGCAGAATCCGGGTATTCCAGTTCAGTCCGGCGACGCCAATGGCGTTGTTCGTCTGTGCTCCGATCTGCCCGGCAATGAAGGTGCCATGCCAAGAGCTGGGCATCAGATTGCAACCGGCAAAAATCAGTTGCGCCTGGTCGGAGGCGTCGATGCCATCCCCCGG
The sequence above is a segment of the Hydrogenophaga sp. BPS33 genome. Coding sequences within it:
- a CDS encoding S8 family serine peptidase, with amino-acid sequence MQANRQRRWFWAPLWWAISLCGGLTALPAAAQVQSLLARGEATGLIIGLKDSPTEAVTAERAVGRERQQWESASFKGRERLRRLAKEAGLPQGVVGDAGNAQLLRFERPMRGDALANAVRRARLHPDVAWVEPDVLVPRLAVPNDPGFSLNPGGQWHLQAPGPGNLAALNLPDAWDITLGSASTVVAVVDSGIRFDHPDLPTLASGRMLPGRDMVSELAIANDGDGRDADPSDPGDGIDASDQAQLIFAGCNLMPSSWHGTFIAGQIGAQTNNAIGVAGLNWNTRILPVRVSGKCGARLSDLLDGVRWAAGLPVNGQPTNPNPARVINLSFGGDRTCASAPGYQSTIDAVTSAGALVVVAAGNTDRTLLRPADCRRVMAVASVRRDGLKAEYSSFGSNVALSAPGGAMPDNPADDDRLTLMLSHSDQGLMGPTAPTFEYKQGTSFAAPQAAGVASLMLSVNPFLNPRQLIDRMKAGARLHETVIGRPTCGTPGTGVCNCTATTCGAGMLDANTSAQLATGPAVVIKPLGTVEPGTVITLDGSSSVAIPGRSIVSYQWVQVGGPPVSITADRSAVAKATLVSEATYEFSLSIADNFGRRGEDSVVVVAAMPAPPARGGGGGSAGLLWGLGLWAWVLAMVLRQRRRQRLR